Proteins from one Megalops cyprinoides isolate fMegCyp1 chromosome 11, fMegCyp1.pri, whole genome shotgun sequence genomic window:
- the LOC118786171 gene encoding nuclear receptor subfamily 0 group B member 1-like, whose product MAYFEGCHCLADRRQSSILYSILKNDNQTEQHARSPGVVLQQQACSCGSKKKVALRCPQTTCKAASAVLVKTLKFVKNVPCFRELPAEDQLLLVRSSWAPLLVLGMAQDRVDFETTETPEPSMLQRILTSGQDRRDQSDQGVSLADIHGIKAFLTKCWGLDISTKEYAYLKGAVLFNPDLDGLQCQHYIYGLQSEAHQALNEYVKMIHREGPTRFVKLFIALSMLRSINANVVAELFFRPVIGTVNMEELLLEMFYGKQ is encoded by the exons ATGGCATACTTTGAAGGTTGCCACTGCCTGGCCGACAGAAGACAGAGCAGTATCCTCTACAGCATTTTGAAAAACGACAACCAGACGGAGCAGCATGCGCGGAGCCCGGGGGTcgtcctccagcagcaggcgTGCTCGTGTGGGTCCAAGAAGAAAGTAGCGCTCCGATGCCCGCAGACTACGTGCAAAGCTGCGTCGGCGGTCTTGGTTAAGACCCTAAAGTTTGTAAAGAACGTGCCTTGCTTTCGGGAGCTGCCGGCTGAAGACCAGCTCCTGCTCGTGCGGAGCAGCTGGGCTCCGCTGCTCGTGCTGGGGATGGCACAGGACAGAGTCGACTTTGAGACCACGGAGACGCCCGAGCCCAGCATGTTACAGAGAATCTTAACCAGCGGCCAGGATAGGAGAGATCAGAGCGACCAGGGGGTGTCTCTAGCAGACATCCACGGCATTAAAGCGTTTCTCACCAAGTGTTGGGGACTGGATATCAGCACTAAGGAGTACGCGTATTTGAAAGGAGCCGTGCTTTTCAATCCAG ACCTGGATGGGCTACAGTGTCAACACTATATCTACGGACTGCAGAGCGAGGCGCACCAGGCTCTTAATGAATATGTCAAAATGATTCACCGAGAGGGCCCTACAAGGTTCGTCAAACTGTTCATCGCACTCTCCATGCTGCGATCCATCAACGCCAACGTCGTCGCCGAACTCTTCTTCAGACCCGTCATCGGAACGGTCAACATGGAAGAACTTTTGCTCGAGATGTTTTACGGGAAACAGTGA